The genomic interval CCGGGCGCGGCATCGCAGAGCCTTTTTTGAAAATATGCTCGGTGCCCCAGAGGCTGACCGGCAGCAGCGGCACCTGGGCCTTAGCGGCAATCAGCGCCGCCCCAATTTTAGGGGCGGGGATGCGGCCATCGGGGGTGCGGGTGCCCTGGAGAAAAATGCCCACGGCCCAGCCCTGCTCAAGCTGCTTGAGGGCCTCGCGGATGGCGCTGCGATCGGCACTGCCCCGTTTGACCGGGTAGGCTCCGTAGAGGCGAATGGCCCGGTTGAGTACGGGCACCTTAAACAGCTCTTCTTTGGCCATATAGGACACCGGGCGGCGCACGGCGGCGGAGAGCAGCGGCGGGTCAAAGTCGCTGGCGTGATTGGCCACTACAATCAGCGGGCCAGCCTTGGGGACCAGGTTGGCCCCGTGGACGCGGCCCCGAAAATACAGCCCCAGCATGGGGCTGACCACCGACCACTTGAACAGGTGGTACCACAGCAGATTGACGGGAGGTTCGCGATCGCGGCTCATCAGCGGAATTTTGGAGTTCGGATTTGCAATTTTGGGCGATGGCAGGGGCATGAGGTCAGCGCTTGCCTCAGTTCGTAAACCCCTCTACCTGCTCCAAATTGCCGACATTCACCAGCGCCAGGTCTTTGCAGGTGCGCTTGGTCAGGCCCGTCAGCACG from Leptolyngbya sp. KIOST-1 carries:
- a CDS encoding lysophospholipid acyltransferase family protein produces the protein MPLPSPKIANPNSKIPLMSRDREPPVNLLWYHLFKWSVVSPMLGLYFRGRVHGANLVPKAGPLIVVANHASDFDPPLLSAAVRRPVSYMAKEELFKVPVLNRAIRLYGAYPVKRGSADRSAIREALKQLEQGWAVGIFLQGTRTPDGRIPAPKIGAALIAAKAQVPLLPVSLWGTEHIFKKGSAMPRPVPLTIRIGAPIAPPAANNRAGLEQITAACAAEIHRLHDLGR